The following are encoded in a window of Panicum virgatum strain AP13 chromosome 5N, P.virgatum_v5, whole genome shotgun sequence genomic DNA:
- the LOC120675361 gene encoding methionyl-tRNA formyltransferase-like — protein sequence MARYSPPLLRRFFSCAATSASPAGGSGAGKKNLVFLGSPQVAASVLDTLLAASGSPDSGFQVAAVVTQPPAAKNRGRKLMPSAVAQLALERGFPEELIFTPEKAREESFLSDLKEVKPDVCITAAYGNILPQKFLDIPPCGTVNIHPSLLPLYRGAAPVQRALQDGVAETGVSLAYTVCALDAGPVIACERFPVDEYIKAPELLATLFDIGSKLLVNELPSILDGSAKEKAHPQDDSEATLAPKLNSEESWLSFDQEAKEIHNKVRAFSGWPGTRAKLQLINQNGEADVLEIKVISTKVSSSFDKAGDENEILFSGSSLLIPCSGSTWLEVLELQLPGKKVTMARDFWNGLRGQKLLKSP from the exons ATGGCGCGGTACTCCCCACCGCTGCTGCGCCGCTTCTTCagctgcgccgccacctccgcttCGCCCgccggaggcagcggcgctgggaAGAAGAACCTTGTCTTCCTGGGCTCGCCGCAG GTGGCCGCCTCCGTCCTGGACACGCTGCTGGCCGCGTCGGGCTCCCCGGACTCCGGGTTCCAGGTAGCTGCCGTCGTGAcgcagccgccggccgccaagAACAGGGGTAGGAAGCTGATGCCGTCGGCCGTCGCCCAGCTTGCGCTCGAGCGCGGCTTCCCGGAGGAACTCATCTTCACGCCAGAGAAGGCCCGGGAG GAGTCCTTCCTGTCGGACTTGAAGGAAGTGAAACCGGATGTTTGCATAACTGCTGCTTACGGGAACATTCTGCCCCAGAAATTTCTTGATATCCCACCGTGCG GTACAGTCAATATACATCCAAGTTTATTGCCTCTATATCGTGGTGCAGCTCCTGTGCAGAGGGCTCTGCAG GATGGTGTTGCAGAAACAGGTGTTTCCCTCGCATATACTGTTTGTGCGTTGGATGCAGGACCAGTGATTGCGTGTGAAAGGTTTCCTGTTGATGAATACATTAAG GCACCAGAGCTACTTGCTACATTGTTTGATATAG GATCCAAGCTGTTGGTTAATGAACTACCATCCATTCTTGATGGTTCGGCTAAAGAAAAGGCACATCCACAGGATGACTCCGAAGCTACGCTGGCACCCAAG TTAAATTCTGAGGAGTCATGGCTATCGTTTGACCAAGAGGCTAAAGAGATCCATAACAAG GTGCGGGCATTTTCAGGGTGGCCTGGAACTCGTGCAAAATTGCAACTCATAAATCAAAATGGTGAAGCAGATGTGCTAGAGATTAAGGTTATCAGTACGAAGGTTTCATCATCATTTGACAAGGCCGGAGATGAAAACGAGATATTATTCTCCGGGAGTTCCTTGCTGATTCCTTGCAGTGGATCAACTTGGCTTGAG GTGTTGGAACTTCAGCTCCCTGGAAAGAAAGTAACAATGGCTCGGGACTTTTGGAATGGTTTGCGTGGTCAGAAGCTGTTGAAGTCACCATAA
- the LOC120675364 gene encoding serine/arginine repetitive matrix protein 1-like — MEEAKAAAYYDELNRKGEGARRFKQGLGFSSSSSDATSFPSKPTAASSFLSGFVRAGAAPAPGQPPNLAKPPPRHSEHPSSTRRRSRSPPPSRPRTRSRSRSRSRSRSPSRSSRRRSRSRSRSRERRRRSRSRERYRRSSRRRSRSRSRSPSRRSGRNSLSEGRWDRHGDRRHDDGRDSSKARGGRDGGKVDYSRLIEGYDRMTPAERVKAKMKLQLSETSAKDSTLGSATVRWERFEFNKDAPLDEDNDDVEVANDDASLVKNIGKSFRLSAVESKHEDKVRDAHEEAIFGVPTTSFVNTEAAEDELKANDEDEKAEDIEAQPSSSLISDKVLAMQKGSWRERAQKLRQDSNT; from the exons ATGGAGgaagcgaaggcggcggcgtacTACGACGAGCTCAACCGCAAGGGCGAGGGGGCCCGCCGCTTCAAGCAGGGGCTCGgcttctcctcctcttcctccgatGCTACCTCCTTCCCCTCCAAGCCCACCGCAGCCTCCTCCTTCCTGTCGGGCTTTGTCCgcgctggcgccgcccctgcccccggCCAACCCCCTAATCTCGCcaaaccgccgccgcggcattCTGAGCACCCATCCAGCACGCGCCGTCGCTCCCGTTCACCGCCTCCTTCGCGTCCCAGGACCCGGTCCAGGTCCAGGTCCAGGTCCAGGTCCAGGTCCCCGTCTCGCTCGAGCCGGCGCCGATCGAGGTCCAGGTCCCGGTCGAGGGAGCGCAGGCGCCGGTCCAGGTCTCGGGAGAGGTATCGCAGGTCGTCTCGGAGGCGCTCTAGGTCTCGGTCGAGGTCGCCTTCCCGCCGGAGTGGCAGGAACTCGCTCTCTGAAGGCCGGTGGGACCGGCATGGGGATCGACGGCACGACGACGGCCGTGATAGCTCAAAGGCCCGTGGTGGTAGGGACGGCGGTAAAGTAGACTACTCGCGGCTCATAGAAGGATATGATAGAATG ACACCAGCTGAGAGAGTTAAAGCAAAGATGAAGCTTCAGCTCTCAGAGACAT CTGCAAAAGATTCCACTCTCGGAAGTGCAACTGTGCGGTGGGAAAGATTTGAATTTAATAAGGATGCTCCACTTGATGAAGATAACGATGATGTTGAAG TTGCTAATGATGATGCTTCACTGGTGAAGAATATTGGAAAGAGTTTCCGGCTTTCTGCTGTGGAG TCAAAGCATGAAGATAAAGTCAGGGACGCGCATGAGGAGGCTATATTTGGAGTACCTACAACTTCGTTTGTTAATACTGAAGCTGCTGAGGATGAGCTGAAAGCCAATGATGAGGACGAGAAAGCTGAAGATATAGAAGCTCAACCCAGCAGCTCCCTCATTAGCGACAAA GTTTTGGCAATGCAAAAGGGTTCGTGGAGAGAACGGGCTCAAAAGTTGCGACAGGATTCTAATACATGA
- the LOC120675382 gene encoding acidic endochitinase-like codes for MASFRQPHPLLAAASFLAAFAAVSSAGKVAVYWGQGGEEGTLADTCASGLYNFVNIAFVSAFGNGGGQPPVLNLANHCDPAAGTCAVFSSDIRSCQASDVKVLISLGGATATYSLTSAEEARGLADYLWDNFLGGTSASRPLGDAVLDGVDFDIEQGGGDHYDELARALSSRCNGACLLTAAPQCPYPDAHLGEAIETGLFSHVWVQFYNNPMAKCQYAPGDASDLEDAWARWTAGVPPPADVFLGLPAAESAADNGGYIDADTLKSQVLPAVRGAANYGGLMLWDRARDAASGYSSSLRGNV; via the coding sequence ATGGCTTCTttccgtcagcctcaccccctcctcgccgccgcgtccttcttGGCTGCCTTCGCCGCCGTGTCCAGCGCCGGCAAGGTTGCCGTTTACTGGGGccagggcggcgaggagggcaccCTCGCGGACACGTGCGCCTCCGGGCTGTACAACTTCGTGAACATCGCCTTCGTCAGCGCGttcggcaacggcggcggccagccCCCGGTCCTCAACCTCGCCAACCACTGCGACCCCGCCGCGGGCACCTGCGCCGTGTTCAGCTCCGACATCAGGTCGTGCCAGGCGAGCGACGTCAAGGTGCTCATCTCCCTcggcggcgccacggcgacCTACTCCCTCACCTCCGCCGAGGAAGCGCGCGGGCTCGCCGACTACCTGTGGGACAACTTCCTCGGGGGCACCTCGGCGTCCCGCCCGCTCGGCGACGCGGTGCTCGACGGCGTCGACTTCGACatcgagcagggcggcggcgaccactaCGACGAGCTGGCCAGGGCCCTGTCGTCCCGGTGCAACGGCGCGTGCCTGCTCACGGCGGCGCCGCAGTGCCCGTACCCGGACGCGCACCTCGGCGAGGCGATCGAGACGGGGCTGTTCAGCCACGTGTGGGTGCAGTTCTACAACAACCCGATGGCCAAGTGCCAGTACGCGCCGGGCGACGCGAGCGACCTGGAGGACGCGTGGGCGCGGTGGACGGccggcgtgccgccgccggcggacgTCTTCCTGGGCCtcccggcggcggagagcgcgGCGGACAACGGCGGGTACATCGACGCGGACACGCTGAAGTCGCAGGTGCTGCCGGCGGTGCGAGGCGCGGCCAACTACGGCGGGCTCATGCTGTGGGACCGCGCCAGAGACGCCGCCTCTGGTTACAGCAGCAGCCTGCGCGGGAACGTGTGA
- the LOC120675375 gene encoding IST1-like protein, protein MSSLNSLFNRSTFGTKCKTCLNLVISRIKLLRNRRELQLINMRKEMVQYLQTGQESIARIRVEHIIREQNILAAYEIVELFCEFVLARVPIVEVQKECPLELREAIASIIFASGRCSDLPELMHLRNLFTTKYGKEFVAAAMELRPDSGVNRTIIEKLSVKAPSGESKLKVLKAIAQEYNVEWDSSNTEAEFNKKYEDLLDGSGSSVHQVQPPIENSPVASASRDKPPALKPPARDVEKHQVLESPSSPAGGSIAYVASKTIVATQEHHSPAEERSCTNPSSSDVLEKARAAIAAATRASAAARAAAELAKVKITSQ, encoded by the exons atgTCGTCCCTCAACTCGCTCTTCAACCGCTCCACCTTCGGCACCAAATG CAAAACATGTTTGAATCTTGTCATTTCGAGGATCAAGCTGCTGCGCAATAGGAGGGAGTTACAACTGATAAATATGCGGAAAGAGATGGTTCAGTATCTTCAGACTGGCCAGGAATCTATCGCAAGGATTCGA GTGGAGCACATTATTCGGGAGCAAAATATATTGGCTGCATATGAGATTGTGGAGCTTTTCTGTGAATTTGTTCTGGCACGAGTCCCTATTGTTGAGGTTCAAAA GGAATGCCCCTTAGAACTGCGAGAAGCAATTGCTAGTATAATATTTGCATCAGGAAGATGTTCAGACTTGCCTGAGCTAATGCATCTCCGCAATTTGTTTACCACCAAGTATGGCAAGGAGTTTGTTGCTGCTGCTATGGAGTTGCGGCCTGACAGTGGTGTCAATCGCACA ATAATCGAGAAGCTCTCGGTGAAGGCTCCATCAGGTGAATCAAAGCTGAAAGTTCTGAAAGCTATTGCCCAAGAGTACAACGTTGAATGGGATTCATCTAATACTGAAGCGGAATTCAACAAGAAATATGAAGATCTACTG GATGGCTCGGGATCTTCAGTCCACCAGGTCCAGCCACCAATTGAGAACTCTCCAGTTGCTTCTGCTTCAAGAGATAAGCCGCCCGCGTTGAAGCCACCTGCCAGGGATGTGGAAAAACATCAAGTTCTTGAGTCTCCAAGTTCACCAGCTGGGGGTTCAATAGCTTATGTTGCCTCTAAGACCATTGTGGCAACCCAGGAGCATCATTCCCCTGCTGAGGAGAGATCCTGCACCAACCCAAGTTCATCAGATGTGCTAGAAAAAGCCAGAGCTGCCATTGCTGCCGCTACCcgtgcatctgctgctgctcgtGCGGCAGCTGAACTTGCAAAGGTTAAAATCACAAGTCAGTGA